A DNA window from Dethiosulfovibrio faecalis contains the following coding sequences:
- a CDS encoding KpsF/GutQ family sugar-phosphate isomerase, with translation MMSLPSERDCPVFDDEKLVEIGRQVLLEEAEEIKKAAFRIGPELAKAARIVQGCRGRLVISGLGKSGHIGRKIAATLASLGTPSFFLHAAEAAHGDLGMVRREDVAFLISHSGTTSEVVKLIPFFRRLGAPVIALTGSLESPLAKGADVVLNASVEREADPLNLAPTSSTTVQLAIGDALAGVVTEMRCLRKEDFALFHPAGALGRQLLLKVSDVMGSGPKLPVVKADVAVKEALFEITSKNYGATTVVDDQGTLVGVFTDGDLRRLIERQGVSALEENISDVMTEGPRTIGPDHLAVEAVRIMQDVEVSVLIITDEDRPVGMVHLHELLQAGLS, from the coding sequence ATGATGAGTCTTCCCAGCGAGAGGGATTGTCCCGTCTTCGACGACGAGAAACTGGTCGAGATAGGGAGACAGGTCCTTCTGGAGGAGGCGGAGGAGATAAAAAAAGCGGCCTTCAGGATAGGACCAGAGCTTGCCAAGGCGGCTCGAATCGTGCAGGGATGTCGAGGAAGGCTGGTCATCTCCGGTCTTGGAAAATCGGGGCACATAGGCAGAAAGATCGCCGCGACCTTGGCGTCCCTCGGCACCCCCTCCTTTTTCCTCCACGCTGCCGAGGCGGCTCACGGGGACCTGGGAATGGTCCGTCGGGAGGACGTGGCCTTTCTCATAAGCCACAGCGGCACCACCTCCGAGGTGGTCAAGCTCATTCCCTTCTTCAGACGTCTGGGAGCTCCGGTCATAGCCCTAACCGGTAGCCTCGAATCGCCTCTGGCCAAGGGTGCCGACGTGGTCTTGAACGCCTCGGTGGAAAGGGAGGCAGATCCTCTCAACCTGGCCCCAACCAGCAGCACCACGGTTCAGCTGGCCATCGGAGACGCTCTGGCCGGTGTCGTGACGGAGATGAGATGCCTTCGCAAGGAGGACTTCGCTCTTTTCCACCCGGCCGGAGCCTTGGGCCGTCAGCTTCTGCTCAAGGTGTCAGACGTTATGGGGTCCGGTCCCAAGCTGCCGGTGGTCAAGGCCGACGTGGCGGTCAAGGAGGCTCTCTTCGAGATAACCAGCAAGAACTACGGAGCCACCACCGTAGTGGACGATCAGGGAACCCTGGTGGGAGTCTTCACCGACGGAGACCTGAGAAGGCTCATAGAGAGACAGGGAGTCTCCGCCCTGGAGGAGAACATCTCGGACGTCATGACCGAGGGCCCCAGGACAATAGGGCCGGACCATCTGGCGGTGGAGGCGGTCCGTATAATGCAGGACGTCGAGGTCTCGGTTCTCATAATAACCGATGAAGACCGACCGGTGGGCATGGTCCACCTTCACGAGCTTCTTCAGGCCGGACTATCCTGA
- the lptG gene encoding LPS export ABC transporter permease LptG, translated as MRPRILDRFILKELGSSFLFGVLTFTVILVAGDLLFKIADMLIEKGISLSTVLKLFVYKLPSVVVLTLPMSCLLSTLLSFGRLSSNSEIVALKASGISFQRIARPVLWGAALVAISAFFMNETVVPIANRAAENILLYDVVKQKPTLLRERMFLKDESGGKLNRVIYVGRLRTRKGSMENVLVQEFDDGRLSRITTADEGNWSDGVWSLSDGKAFSVDKEGKVGFLFGFKEQRLPLDLTPTQVARSSLKPDEMSLSQLREHIEIMKAQGANLVPLWVSYHLHIAIPWASLVLALIGAALGVRPQRRGGMGVGFGLSVLIVFAYYVVMSMGRALGESGHIPPLVAAWLANVVFLGFGGLLTLRANR; from the coding sequence TTGAGACCAAGGATACTGGACAGGTTCATCCTGAAAGAGCTGGGCAGTTCATTTCTGTTCGGAGTTTTGACCTTCACCGTGATACTGGTGGCAGGCGACCTGCTCTTCAAGATAGCCGATATGCTCATCGAAAAGGGCATATCCCTGTCCACGGTGCTCAAGCTTTTCGTCTACAAGCTGCCCTCGGTGGTGGTACTGACCCTCCCGATGTCCTGTCTCCTGTCCACATTGCTCTCCTTCGGACGCCTGTCGTCCAACAGCGAGATAGTCGCCCTGAAGGCTTCGGGCATATCCTTTCAGAGGATAGCCCGACCGGTTCTGTGGGGAGCCGCCTTGGTCGCCATCTCCGCCTTCTTCATGAACGAGACGGTAGTCCCTATAGCCAACCGGGCCGCCGAGAACATCCTGTTGTACGACGTGGTAAAGCAGAAGCCAACCCTCCTGAGGGAGAGGATGTTCCTGAAGGACGAGAGCGGCGGCAAACTCAACAGGGTTATCTACGTGGGAAGGCTCAGGACGAGAAAGGGCTCGATGGAAAACGTTTTGGTTCAGGAGTTCGACGACGGACGGCTGAGCAGGATAACCACCGCCGACGAGGGAAACTGGAGCGATGGGGTGTGGTCCCTCTCGGACGGAAAAGCCTTTTCAGTGGATAAAGAGGGAAAGGTGGGCTTTCTCTTCGGTTTCAAGGAACAGAGGCTTCCTCTCGACCTAACCCCTACACAGGTGGCTCGTTCATCCCTGAAGCCCGATGAGATGAGTCTGTCCCAACTGAGGGAACACATAGAGATAATGAAGGCCCAAGGGGCAAATCTGGTCCCTCTTTGGGTGTCCTATCATCTCCACATAGCCATACCTTGGGCCAGCCTGGTGCTCGCACTCATCGGTGCTGCTCTGGGAGTCCGACCTCAAAGACGGGGGGGCATGGGAGTCGGCTTCGGACTCAGCGTCCTGATAGTCTTCGCCTACTACGTGGTCATGTCCATGGGCCGGGCTCTTGGAGAGAGCGGACATATACCTCCTCTGGTCGCTGCCTGGTTGGCCAACGTCGTGTTTCTCGGTTTCGGAGGGCTGTTGACCTTGAGGGCCAATCGATGA
- a CDS encoding 3-deoxy-D-manno-octulosonic acid transferase, translating into MKTDRWAWSTFTSFFRPDYPEMSLSLQLYRGAAAIGFALASPWLQRKYAGVGLEERRGIYAPSLLSQLRKRGRPLWVHSVSVGEVQSAAPFLRRARVALGKRPVILSTITPTGREMAGRLLQGVPDRVISYPWDSPVVLNRALNSLRPKVYVTVETEIWPGMLWEMSRRSVPAFMVNGRFSDKTYLSMRRFRSFWREVLSCYTGMMVRSRSDMEKLIDLGVEEEKIEITGDCKADALMERKAELDKDEILATLGDGGPIVLAGSTHTGEDEIVIKAFRKVLNRYPEARLVIVPRHPERSRRIARLASDLGPVSLYSRIEPGWRTLVVDVIGVLFGLYSVADCAFVGGSIAPRGGQNIMEAALFGVPFCQGPHYEDFVEATDSMVKMGICTMISDEDTMATAFLRDLDGRRRKKVEADCRDYFQGLESAADRSWEIVAPYLN; encoded by the coding sequence ATGAAGACCGACCGGTGGGCATGGTCCACCTTCACGAGCTTCTTCAGGCCGGACTATCCTGAGATGTCCCTGTCGCTGCAACTCTATAGAGGGGCCGCCGCTATCGGCTTCGCTCTGGCATCTCCCTGGCTGCAACGTAAATACGCCGGAGTAGGCCTGGAGGAGAGACGGGGAATATACGCTCCCTCGCTTTTGTCCCAACTCAGAAAAAGAGGCAGGCCCCTCTGGGTCCACTCGGTGTCGGTGGGGGAGGTGCAGTCGGCGGCTCCGTTTCTGAGGAGGGCCAGGGTAGCTCTGGGAAAGCGTCCGGTAATACTGTCCACCATAACCCCGACCGGAAGGGAGATGGCGGGACGATTGCTACAAGGTGTTCCCGACAGGGTGATATCCTATCCCTGGGACAGCCCCGTCGTGCTGAACAGGGCCCTGAACTCGCTTCGTCCCAAGGTCTACGTAACGGTTGAGACGGAGATCTGGCCGGGGATGCTTTGGGAGATGAGCCGTCGGAGCGTGCCTGCCTTTATGGTCAACGGCAGATTCTCCGACAAAACCTATCTGTCCATGAGGCGTTTCAGATCCTTCTGGAGGGAGGTCCTCTCCTGCTACACCGGAATGATGGTGAGATCCCGGTCGGACATGGAAAAACTGATCGATCTGGGAGTGGAAGAGGAAAAAATAGAGATAACCGGAGACTGCAAGGCCGACGCCCTGATGGAGAGAAAGGCCGAACTGGACAAAGACGAAATTCTTGCGACCTTGGGAGACGGAGGCCCGATCGTCCTGGCCGGAAGCACCCACACCGGCGAGGACGAAATAGTTATTAAGGCCTTCCGGAAGGTGCTGAACCGCTATCCCGAAGCCAGGCTCGTAATCGTGCCGAGACATCCCGAGAGATCCCGCCGCATAGCCCGATTGGCGTCGGATCTGGGGCCGGTCAGCCTATACAGCCGCATCGAACCGGGATGGCGCACCCTGGTGGTGGACGTCATAGGGGTGCTCTTCGGCCTCTACTCCGTTGCGGACTGTGCCTTCGTCGGGGGCAGCATAGCCCCCAGAGGCGGACAGAACATAATGGAGGCCGCCCTTTTCGGGGTGCCCTTCTGCCAGGGACCTCACTACGAGGACTTCGTGGAGGCAACTGATAGCATGGTAAAGATGGGGATATGTACCATGATATCCGACGAGGATACCATGGCAACGGCGTTTCTGAGAGATCTGGATGGCAGACGTAGAAAAAAGGTCGAGGCCGACTGTCGAGACTATTTTCAAGGTCTCGAATCGGCGGCAGACCGTTCCTGGGAGATAGTGGCTCCCTATCTAAACTAA
- a CDS encoding ABC transporter ATP-binding protein, which produces MKPSRSMEIYLRVLSYAKPYTKRIASALFCMFVVSGCAVVPPWLMKNVVDDVLIRKDLFMLNVVAVTLVAVYVVKGVASYGQKYLMTWVGQRVVLDLRLQAYRASQYMSLKYINGHRVGELISRVTNDATVLQSTVTNAVVDLVVQGVTTLGMLGFLIYINWRLTLVTFAVLPLTVWVIDRASKKLRKVGHDIQENLAGLSALAEEALSAIRIVRAFATEDQERLRFERQNMANFKALMRGTQVNAVLSGAVEVLLITALAAIFWLGGRSVVDGEMTPGDLIAFLGYLGFMAHPVTVLTRVISQLQHGLASAERIFELLDNRERVEQPENPVVLSPVEGAVDFRDLWFRYDDEWVLKGISLSVKPGETVAVVGSTGSGKSTMVDLIQRFYDPEKGSVEIDGHDVKSLDLTSLRRQIGVVPQDPILMKGTFRYNISYGYDDATDEEIVKAAEIAGISEFIESLPSGYDSEIGERGVTLSGGQRQRVAIARAIVRDPRILIMDEATSSLDAQVEQAIQKAMDRAMEGRTSFVIAHRLSTIRGADRILFLKNGVIVEDGTHSELSSSDGPYSRLYAIQHGERR; this is translated from the coding sequence ATGAAGCCGTCCCGTTCCATGGAGATCTACCTTAGAGTCCTCTCCTACGCAAAACCCTACACCAAACGTATAGCGTCGGCTCTCTTCTGCATGTTCGTGGTCTCAGGATGTGCCGTCGTTCCCCCTTGGCTAATGAAAAACGTGGTGGACGACGTCCTTATAAGGAAAGATCTGTTCATGCTCAACGTGGTCGCTGTGACCCTGGTCGCTGTCTACGTGGTGAAGGGGGTGGCGTCCTACGGTCAGAAATACCTCATGACCTGGGTCGGCCAGAGGGTTGTGCTGGACCTTAGACTTCAGGCCTACAGGGCCTCTCAGTATATGTCCCTCAAGTACATAAACGGTCATAGGGTGGGAGAGCTAATATCCCGGGTTACCAACGATGCCACGGTGTTACAGTCCACCGTTACCAACGCCGTGGTGGACCTGGTCGTTCAGGGAGTGACCACCCTCGGCATGCTCGGTTTTTTGATATACATAAACTGGCGGCTTACCCTGGTGACCTTCGCAGTGCTTCCCCTCACGGTGTGGGTGATAGACAGGGCCTCTAAAAAGCTCAGAAAGGTGGGGCACGACATCCAGGAGAACCTGGCCGGTCTTTCCGCCCTGGCGGAGGAAGCCCTGTCGGCGATCCGCATAGTCCGGGCCTTCGCAACGGAGGATCAGGAACGTCTCCGCTTCGAACGACAGAACATGGCCAACTTCAAGGCCCTCATGAGAGGGACCCAGGTCAACGCTGTCTTGTCCGGTGCCGTAGAGGTCCTACTAATAACCGCCTTGGCCGCCATCTTCTGGCTGGGTGGCCGGTCCGTCGTGGACGGCGAGATGACCCCCGGCGACCTCATCGCCTTCTTGGGATATCTCGGTTTCATGGCCCATCCTGTGACGGTCCTTACGAGGGTTATAAGCCAGCTTCAGCACGGTCTGGCATCGGCCGAGAGGATTTTCGAGCTTCTGGACAACAGGGAAAGGGTGGAACAGCCAGAAAATCCCGTCGTCCTCAGCCCCGTCGAGGGGGCGGTGGATTTTAGAGACCTTTGGTTTCGCTACGACGACGAGTGGGTCCTTAAGGGCATCTCCCTTTCGGTGAAACCAGGAGAGACCGTCGCTGTGGTGGGATCCACCGGCTCAGGAAAGTCCACCATGGTGGACCTCATTCAGCGTTTCTACGATCCCGAGAAGGGCTCGGTGGAGATAGACGGACACGACGTCAAATCGCTGGACCTTACCTCCCTGCGTCGTCAGATCGGAGTGGTTCCCCAGGATCCGATCCTCATGAAGGGAACCTTCCGTTACAACATCTCCTACGGCTACGACGACGCGACGGATGAGGAGATAGTGAAGGCCGCCGAGATAGCGGGTATATCGGAGTTCATAGAGTCCCTCCCATCGGGATACGATTCGGAGATCGGCGAGAGGGGAGTCACCCTGAGCGGAGGGCAGAGACAGAGGGTAGCCATAGCCAGGGCCATAGTCAGGGATCCTAGGATACTCATAATGGACGAGGCCACATCCTCCCTCGACGCCCAGGTGGAACAGGCCATTCAGAAGGCTATGGACAGGGCAATGGAGGGTCGAACCTCTTTTGTAATAGCCCACAGACTCTCCACCATAAGGGGGGCCGACAGGATATTGTTCCTGAAGAACGGGGTGATCGTGGAGGATGGAACCCATTCGGAACTCTCCAGCTCCGACGGACCCTACAGCAGGCTTTACGCCATACAGCACGGAGAGCGGCGGTGA
- a CDS encoding lipid-A-disaccharide synthase: MSIFLSCGEISGDILLSSLAGALRKSGYSRPLWGMIGEQGAASGVEPLWKSSELHIMGVSEALAALPRLYKLADRIVGEICRVKPEAVVVVDSPDFHIPMVRRLRKSGYSGPVIYLSPPTVWAWRKRRVIHLRELFDLNLPLFEFEHSHLVRNGVSSAWIGHPMVDTFPPPIPPSEPDSVALLPGSRGSEIRRLMPILVSLARRLEDLGMKPVFSLAPGLSRSSRDSVLEEIGKFEVYRGEARNLLRRCGMAAGASGTVAVEAMMSDRFMAVLYRAGSLEWFIYDNFIHLPFVSIPNVMSRKEVYPELLQDRCDSSEILSSLVSYRSDHRIRRRIHGDLKRCRSMMGSTGAADFWAERISRL, translated from the coding sequence GTGTCCATCTTCCTGAGCTGCGGGGAGATCTCGGGAGACATCCTGCTCTCCTCCCTGGCCGGAGCCCTGAGAAAATCGGGATACTCCCGTCCGCTTTGGGGCATGATAGGGGAGCAGGGGGCAGCGTCCGGGGTTGAGCCCCTATGGAAAAGCTCGGAGCTCCATATAATGGGCGTCTCCGAGGCATTGGCGGCTCTGCCCAGATTGTATAAACTGGCCGACCGTATTGTGGGGGAGATATGTCGCGTAAAACCCGAGGCGGTCGTCGTGGTGGACAGTCCCGACTTCCATATTCCCATGGTGAGGCGGCTTCGTAAAAGCGGTTATTCCGGACCGGTGATCTATCTGTCTCCCCCTACCGTGTGGGCCTGGAGGAAAAGACGAGTAATCCATCTGAGGGAGCTTTTCGACCTCAATCTGCCTCTTTTCGAATTCGAACACAGCCATCTGGTTCGCAACGGCGTCTCCTCCGCCTGGATAGGCCATCCTATGGTGGATACCTTCCCTCCCCCGATTCCCCCTTCGGAGCCGGACTCGGTTGCGTTGCTTCCCGGAAGCAGAGGTTCGGAGATCCGTCGGCTGATGCCGATTCTGGTGTCTCTGGCCAGGCGACTCGAAGACCTAGGGATGAAGCCCGTCTTCTCCCTGGCGCCGGGACTCTCCCGGTCCTCTAGAGATTCGGTCTTGGAGGAAATCGGGAAATTCGAGGTTTATCGGGGAGAGGCGAGAAATCTTCTCAGAAGATGCGGAATGGCCGCCGGAGCCAGCGGAACAGTGGCGGTCGAGGCTATGATGTCCGACAGGTTCATGGCCGTACTGTACCGGGCCGGAAGTCTGGAGTGGTTCATATACGACAACTTCATACACCTTCCCTTCGTGTCGATACCTAACGTCATGTCCCGTAAGGAGGTCTATCCCGAGCTGTTACAGGATAGGTGCGACAGTTCGGAGATACTCTCCTCTCTCGTATCATACCGTTCCGATCATAGAATACGCCGTCGGATCCATGGGGACTTGAAAAGGTGTCGTTCGATGATGGGCTCGACAGGGGCGGCCGATTTCTGGGCAGAGAGGATATCGAGGCTGTGA
- the lpxK gene encoding tetraacyldisaccharide 4'-kinase, which produces MVLFKSYLAHAKGEKKLSPWMCLAPLGWLASVFVRSRNWAFDRGIYSSKEPPLPVISVGNVTLGGTNKTPFVEMITRGLSKRGLRPGIVSRGYGGSTEGPHVFRGGKADRNRVGDEPLLLSNRLPEIFVAVSRDRFGDIRALGKRGVQIVVADDGFQHRKLGRDLDIVLVDAACPFGNGRLVPGGVLREPVESLRRAHIVVITKVDQGSPEAVQRLYDRLCRVVPRRKIFRSSLRIERWCLWNGSGFEEVQKPSGRSMVAFSAIGNPGSFLSTLSGQEVDVLDEVRFKDHHRYTSEDLKRIEKIYRSSGAFGVACTEKDVYNLPRGWKPPFPLMVPFLETEVEDEDRFWMAVTDGLRPKVVVASNGYGEDAMGSLLARKVREAFPVAEVTGFPLVGRGEQYLQRGIKVGSSPSVTPTGGVIKYRIADLIADVRSGLFGHIRRQLEAWRKRSGCIRTPLCVGDVYLLLHTLWGQGQSPLLIATAKTNYLHGHWMAERALLRGRARTVWTRDEETAEDLSKAGVSARFQGNPIMDLIGDNEEGDFSWPSEGDRVLILPGSRNRAYEDVRLLLESVVIMATRRNCRFVAVLAPTLDLRKMARGCPGWTLDGRILKGPNSVEVHIHRGPVAEVAVGAHVLLGLGGTANQVCAGLGVPVVSILEKGKLVQQKLLGEAEWLVSADPERLAEAVLLVLSDETLARTMAEAGRRRLGAPGALDSVVRYCSRVLGWSVRCEVYSRLKESLENRGEERSHGYRDRDRQS; this is translated from the coding sequence ATGGTGCTTTTCAAAAGCTATCTGGCACACGCCAAGGGAGAGAAGAAACTTTCTCCCTGGATGTGTCTGGCTCCGTTGGGTTGGCTGGCCTCTGTCTTCGTCAGGTCGAGAAACTGGGCCTTCGATAGAGGGATATATTCCTCTAAAGAACCGCCTCTTCCGGTTATAAGCGTGGGCAACGTGACCCTCGGAGGGACGAATAAAACTCCCTTCGTCGAGATGATAACCAGAGGACTTTCTAAAAGAGGTCTCAGACCCGGGATAGTCAGTCGAGGATATGGTGGGAGCACCGAGGGCCCCCACGTCTTCAGAGGGGGCAAGGCCGATAGAAACCGGGTAGGGGACGAGCCCCTTCTGCTGTCCAACAGGCTTCCTGAGATCTTCGTGGCTGTGTCCAGGGATCGATTCGGAGACATCAGGGCCCTGGGCAAAAGAGGGGTTCAGATCGTGGTGGCAGACGACGGTTTCCAGCACAGAAAGCTGGGGCGGGATCTGGACATCGTTCTGGTCGACGCAGCCTGTCCTTTCGGCAACGGCAGGCTGGTCCCGGGAGGCGTCCTCAGGGAACCGGTCGAAAGCCTGAGACGGGCCCACATAGTGGTAATAACAAAGGTGGACCAGGGATCTCCCGAGGCGGTTCAAAGGCTTTACGACCGGCTGTGTCGAGTGGTCCCTAGACGAAAGATTTTCAGATCCTCTCTGAGGATAGAACGCTGGTGTCTCTGGAACGGCTCTGGGTTCGAGGAGGTACAAAAACCGTCGGGGAGGTCCATGGTCGCCTTCTCCGCCATAGGCAACCCCGGGAGCTTCCTCTCCACCCTGTCGGGGCAGGAAGTGGATGTTCTCGATGAAGTCCGTTTCAAGGACCATCACAGATATACCTCGGAGGATCTGAAGAGGATCGAAAAGATCTATAGGTCGTCTGGTGCCTTCGGGGTGGCCTGTACGGAAAAGGACGTCTACAACCTACCCAGGGGATGGAAGCCCCCCTTTCCCCTTATGGTCCCCTTTCTGGAGACCGAGGTGGAGGACGAAGACCGTTTCTGGATGGCCGTGACCGACGGACTCAGGCCTAAGGTAGTGGTGGCCTCCAACGGATACGGCGAGGACGCCATGGGCTCCCTTCTGGCCCGAAAGGTAAGGGAAGCGTTTCCTGTGGCGGAGGTCACAGGTTTCCCCCTGGTAGGAAGGGGAGAGCAATATCTGCAAAGGGGAATAAAGGTCGGTTCGTCTCCTTCGGTGACCCCGACGGGAGGAGTCATAAAATACCGTATCGCGGATCTGATTGCCGACGTCCGCTCCGGACTGTTCGGTCATATCCGAAGACAGCTGGAGGCATGGAGGAAGAGGAGCGGTTGCATTCGCACCCCCCTGTGTGTCGGTGACGTTTATCTGTTGCTTCATACCCTGTGGGGACAGGGGCAGTCTCCCCTTTTGATAGCCACGGCCAAGACCAACTACCTTCACGGTCATTGGATGGCGGAGAGGGCTCTACTTAGAGGACGGGCCAGGACCGTATGGACCAGAGACGAGGAGACCGCCGAGGATCTTTCGAAAGCCGGCGTGTCCGCTCGTTTCCAGGGCAATCCAATAATGGACCTTATAGGGGATAATGAAGAGGGCGACTTCTCCTGGCCCTCCGAGGGGGATCGAGTCCTTATCCTCCCGGGAAGCCGTAACAGGGCCTACGAGGACGTTCGATTGCTTTTGGAGTCGGTGGTTATAATGGCGACTCGGAGGAACTGCCGTTTCGTGGCGGTTCTGGCTCCGACCCTGGATCTTCGTAAAATGGCTCGGGGATGTCCTGGGTGGACCCTGGACGGACGGATTTTGAAGGGACCGAACTCGGTGGAGGTCCACATTCATCGAGGACCTGTGGCGGAGGTCGCCGTAGGAGCTCATGTCCTGCTTGGGCTGGGAGGAACGGCCAATCAGGTCTGTGCCGGGTTGGGAGTTCCGGTCGTCTCCATACTGGAAAAGGGAAAGTTGGTTCAGCAAAAACTGCTAGGAGAGGCCGAATGGCTCGTGTCGGCGGATCCGGAGAGATTGGCTGAGGCCGTACTCCTGGTCCTATCGGACGAAACTTTGGCCCGCACCATGGCGGAGGCGGGGAGGAGAAGACTTGGAGCCCCCGGTGCCCTGGACAGCGTCGTTCGCTACTGTTCCCGAGTGTTGGGCTGGTCCGTCCGTTGCGAGGTTTACTCCAGATTAAAGGAATCCCTGGAGAATCGAGGAGAGGAGAGATCCCATGGTTACCGAGATAGAGATCGGCAAAGTTAG
- the kdsA gene encoding 3-deoxy-8-phosphooctulonate synthase, producing the protein MVTEIEIGKVRIGDGPLAVIAGPCSLESLELSMETGKRIKEICEELGLNYIFKASYDKANRTSIHSYRGPGLEKGLRWLSEIKETLGVPVITDIHEPWQAAPVAEVADVLQIPAFLCRQTDLLVAASKTGKPLNIKKGQFMSPYDMKAVVSKCSEAGNDKVMLCERGTTMGYGQLVVDMRSLPIMRSMGCPVVFDATHSVQMPGGRGDTSGGDRRFVPALARAAVGLGIDALFLEVHPNPDEALSDGPNMVPLDRLKDILTGIKALDDLVKSDLGIFSLGWEGDGK; encoded by the coding sequence ATGGTTACCGAGATAGAGATCGGCAAAGTTAGAATAGGGGACGGTCCTTTGGCCGTCATAGCCGGTCCGTGCTCACTGGAGAGTCTTGAACTGTCCATGGAGACCGGAAAGAGGATAAAGGAGATCTGCGAAGAGTTGGGCTTGAACTACATATTCAAGGCCTCCTACGACAAGGCCAACAGGACCTCCATACACAGCTACAGAGGCCCGGGGCTCGAAAAGGGCCTTCGTTGGCTCTCGGAGATCAAGGAGACCCTGGGAGTACCGGTCATAACGGATATACACGAGCCCTGGCAGGCCGCTCCGGTAGCGGAGGTGGCCGACGTCCTCCAGATTCCGGCTTTCCTCTGTCGTCAGACCGATCTACTGGTAGCGGCCTCGAAAACGGGAAAACCTCTCAACATCAAGAAGGGACAGTTCATGTCCCCCTACGACATGAAGGCGGTCGTCAGCAAGTGCAGCGAGGCGGGAAACGATAAGGTCATGCTCTGCGAGAGGGGAACCACCATGGGATACGGTCAGCTCGTGGTCGACATGAGGTCGCTTCCCATAATGAGATCCATGGGGTGCCCCGTCGTCTTCGACGCCACCCACAGCGTTCAGATGCCCGGTGGCAGAGGTGATACCTCCGGCGGCGATCGACGTTTCGTTCCCGCTCTGGCTAGAGCCGCGGTGGGGCTGGGGATAGACGCTCTCTTTCTGGAGGTCCATCCTAACCCGGACGAGGCCCTCAGCGACGGTCCCAACATGGTTCCCCTGGACAGGCTGAAGGACATCCTTACCGGCATAAAGGCCCTGGACGACCTGGTCAAGTCCGACCTGGGTATATTCTCCCTGGGTTGGGAGGGCGATGGGAAATGA
- a CDS encoding LpxI family protein produces the protein MRVSSKKGNLALVAGDGDLPLVILKNLVASGESPVVYAIRSDWQDIEAYGVSVIPVKDINLVKIFGSFLFRRIKRLLLAGYVSKTVIYDDSADREIKGIVAGLDDRNDHALLGAVIDRVEKLGISVLGYDSILPDMIASEGHIAGPEPSPSDLADVDYGRTVLGRLLPLSFGQSLVVCRRSVVAVEAMEGTDETVRRAGGISGAGVLVKGMRADQDRRYDIPVVGRKTLESMSESGLSCLAVEAGNVLIMDREKLSEAASRLGISVIGVASCPSS, from the coding sequence ATGAGGGTTTCTTCGAAAAAAGGCAATCTGGCCCTTGTGGCCGGAGATGGCGACCTGCCTCTGGTCATATTGAAAAACCTGGTCGCCTCCGGAGAGAGCCCGGTGGTCTATGCCATCCGGTCCGACTGGCAGGATATAGAGGCGTATGGCGTGTCGGTGATACCGGTGAAGGATATCAACCTGGTAAAGATCTTCGGGAGCTTCCTTTTTCGTAGGATAAAGAGACTTCTTCTTGCAGGCTACGTCTCCAAGACCGTCATCTACGACGACTCCGCCGACAGAGAGATCAAGGGTATAGTCGCAGGTCTGGACGACAGAAACGACCACGCCCTTCTGGGGGCTGTCATAGACCGTGTAGAGAAGCTGGGCATATCGGTGCTCGGCTACGACTCCATACTTCCCGACATGATAGCTTCAGAGGGACATATCGCCGGTCCGGAGCCTTCTCCCTCCGACCTGGCCGACGTGGACTACGGCAGAACCGTCCTAGGACGTCTGCTACCTCTGTCCTTCGGCCAGTCGCTGGTGGTCTGTCGAAGATCGGTGGTGGCGGTGGAGGCCATGGAGGGAACGGACGAAACGGTCAGAAGGGCCGGAGGGATATCCGGCGCCGGCGTTCTGGTCAAGGGAATGAGGGCCGATCAGGACCGTAGATACGATATTCCGGTGGTGGGGAGGAAAACCCTTGAGTCCATGTCGGAATCCGGTCTATCCTGTCTGGCCGTCGAGGCGGGAAACGTCTTGATAATGGACCGTGAAAAACTGTCCGAGGCGGCCTCCAGGTTGGGGATATCGGTGATAGGGGTGGCGTCGTGTCCATCTTCCTGA